A section of the Triticum dicoccoides isolate Atlit2015 ecotype Zavitan chromosome 7A, WEW_v2.0, whole genome shotgun sequence genome encodes:
- the LOC119327837 gene encoding 60S ribosomal protein L32-1-like, translating into MAVPLLTRKIVKKRVKHFKRAHSDRYIGLKTSWRRPKGIDSRVKRKFKGCTLMPNIGYGSDKKTRHYLPNKFKKFVVHNVSELELLMMHNRTYCAEIAHNVSTKKRKDIVERAAQLDIVVTNKLARLRSQEDE; encoded by the exons ATGGCGGTGCCGCTTCTGACGAGGAAGATCGTGAAGAAGAGGGTCAAGCACTTCAAGAGGGCCCATAGCGACCGCTACATCGGCCTCAAG ACCAGCTGGCGCAGGCCAAAGGGTATTGATTCCCGTGTGAAGAGAAAGTTCAAGGGATGTACTTTGATGCCCAACATTGGCTATGGTTctgacaagaagaccaggcattacCTGCCAAACAAGTTCAAGAAGTTTGTTGTCCACAATGTCTCCGAGCTGGAGCTGCTTATGATGCACAACAG GACATACTGTGCTGAGATCGCCCACAACGTCTCTACCAAGAAGCGGAAGGACATTGTGGAGCGTGCTGCGCAGCTGGATATTGTTGTCACAAACAAGCTTGCTAGGCTTCGCAGCCAGGAGGACGAGTGA